Sequence from the Microplitis demolitor isolate Queensland-Clemson2020A chromosome 7, iyMicDemo2.1a, whole genome shotgun sequence genome:
aaataaaaattttcttgggtcaagcaaaattttttctagtgctaagaaaatttttttctttaatttataataaaaaatatttattgcattaaaaaattatttttttctgtgcggtctttcaataaaaaaaataaatttaaaacagaaaattagtaaattttaggAACTGACTGCTGGTATTTAACttcaaatttacttatttttatttttaaatataatttatcactaATTATAAGCTttgaaataaagtttaattattatggaaccaataaaaaaatttttaaatattttgtggcacataaacatataaaaattaattttttaatgacactGAGAGCTGggtagttaaataaaaaaatttattgaagtaaaaaagACCTTATAGAAATCATCTAttggaatattaaaatatattttcccTCGATCTTTAAAAACCCGTAAATTCTGCGATATTTTTTCTCTGCACTCATCAATGGCCTGCCATTCGAATCctgttaaataattagaaatgaGTAAATATCGTTAGACATATGGacttattatttgtttatataataaaagtaagGCTATGcctacaatataaaaaattattaaacaaattaaaaattacctgtaTCAACTGTAGTTccaattgttattaaattgtcATCTTTTTTAgcaatgtcaaaaattttttccaactcTGACTTCGATTCTTCAGACATTTTAGTtagttccttttttttttttttttaatttaattttatttctggaaaattaaattataagatCAGCTGATCCTTACTGCAcgtgtttataaaaatatatatagattttaatttttaattagatcaCTCGCTtgataagaatattttttttttagcaaaaatgATATTATTGGCTGAAGTTAAGGCTGGGCTGcacgaatttaatttttgaatttttcttttcttttaattttttaatcaattgttattacggaaaaaattaagaatatagcttttgaaaaaatttttaaaacgaaaatttcggaatatttttatcaatcgaGTGACATAATTATTCGAGACGTAATTAGAAAACTGTACacaatttaaacaaaaaatctaTGTCTCGGCGATGACATTACAATTACGTTGTCCTTTATTcaactatttataaattaattgatgaaattttaatacgatTTGACAGTTgtcattagaaattttttaaaattcgggGCACTGTCTGCCCAAGTATCACACGGTTTTATGACAGCTAAAAGATGATAGTTTTGTGGCTGTATTTTGACCTATCGATAGGCACCAATCAGGGCTGACTTGACAAGTGActacaaaaagtaaaattaaaaataagtcatCATCTggacgatttttaaatttaaatgacttttttaaaacggAAAAAAGATGTCAAATTTTCTATGATCCTAGGACCAACATCTGCATGTCTTATTTATATCAGCAAACTTGActtgaagacaaaaaaaaatttttcttgtcctttcaaaagacatcttaaagtaGTTTTGTGTTACTTGGGGGTATCATATATAACAAAAGAGTTAATACGTTGGCGCAAGACTTGATGTCTTGATGCGCATTAGCGTATTTTCACTAGTTCTTTGTCCAGACTCGAGACTAGTTCAAACATAACAGAATCGCTGACCCAATGCAATGTCTTCTAAATttctttgaataatttacgCCGAAAAATTATCAGCttatttgtttgattttttttttaataataaataacggCGTATCGACGTTCATTcggtaatatttattacttttacaagtaagtatatttttttgtcatcgtTATAAGATTTTAGTATTGTTTTCCTTCTCTAATTACTTAGTGTAgcttctaaaaaattattttctgattactGCAGGCAAGTAGTACGCAATAAATATcgtaatatttcatttttgtttttcgtgaatttatctattaacaaaaaaagccgcagtttaaaatttaaagtttatttatttgttattctgtgttttttatatacatgtacaatacatttatacaGAAGAACAGTAAGAAACTTTTCATACATCAATGGTGGAGGTACGGTAATCGTATGTTTACTGTGAGGAATCATATTTCACAATTAGCATAGGCATTATATGCGtatcagatttttttgtgGTATGTGGTACAcggaatacatatatatatatatatatcatctaAGATGTATACACAATCGAGtgtcagttttatttattacttggtatttaattataattttttttaagtccgCATGTATATAGTTAGTAATCacatgtaataataataattgaaaaaaatttttaattttattttgtaaaaaataagtaaaattacaaCTTTACAACTTTAAATCTCTGTGGTTTAAGTGAATTTAGaggaataattgaatttaacagGATTTATATTTGACAGtgcgaaatattttttttaaatttaaaatataaattatttaaattatcatttctcAGTAGTGTGATGTTGCTTagacattttaatatttcaattaatttaatcactgtaaaaaatttaaatgaggttttaatctataattataaatctatTATGCTTCCCTTTGTcgcttacatttttttctttttttttttttttacgaaaaataaacataaataaacttaaataataatttaaaattttatctgaattattgtattgttattttttaggATTGCATGAATCACTTTGTCGTCTAAATCGGATGGTAGAATTTTGGCGCTAATTAGTCAATAGTGACTGGTAAagtaaactttaatttaaaacttgcaTATAGATCCAAAAACAATGACATTAATatgtaactttttattttttttatttttgtaggaatcaataaagataaaaaatatgaataattataacagaATGATTAGACGACAGACGACTGTATCGAAATTACCATATCAGGCAGTTCGTTATCGGATTCTGAAAGGAACTATGGATGTTAATACAAAGTGTAAAGAAAAACCAGAGGAAGAGACGACAGCTTTACAACTTGCGATAAAAAAACAAGACTGGAAATTAATCGACTACCTTCTACAACATAACGTTGGCGTTAATAGTTACACATCAAAATGTGAGCCGGCACTTTTTTTGGCTATTAGATCTGGCAATGTGAGTTTAGTTAAGGCTTTAATTCATCATCGCGCTAGGATAAATATGAAGTATAATAATGATACTCCGCTACACTTGGCTGTTGATGGAAATAACTACACAATTACTGAATTTCTTATCAAACGGAGAGCCAAAGTAAATGCTCTGAATAAAGAAAATCAGTCCCCTCTGCAGAtagcaattgaaaaaaataacttaagttTAGTAAAACTACTGATTAGAAATAACGCTGATGTTAATGTAGttgcaaaaaataatgaaacagttctaatttttactataaaaaatggATACTTTGACTTATTCAAGATATTATTGGATGCAGGCGCTGAAGTAAATCCGGTAAATTTGCCACCTTTGTTTTTAgccgttgaaaaaaattgctaCAAAATGACTGAACGTCTTATTGAACGAGGAGCTAATGTAAATACTATTTACAACAATCAAACACCATTAATAATTGccgttaaaaaagaaaatataaagatcgttaaattattaattagaaataaagCAGACATTAATGTTAAATCAACAACCGCGAAGGCAGCTCTTTTAGCAGCTATtagaaaaagtaatttagtcatatttaaaatattagtgaACGCAATCGCTGATTTAAATTCACCTGATTTATTACCATTACATTTGGCTATTTTACAAGACAACTATGTGTTCACGGAATATTTGATCAGCTCTGGAGCTAATGTCAATTCTCTTGGTAAGAAACGACAAACACCATTGCACACTGCCGTTTTCaatgaaagtaaaataataatcaatttattacttaagaATGATGCCGATGTTAACGTCTTTGATGATGATAATCTGTCACCATTAAAGATTGCTGTTATCAAAGGGAACAAGGAAATCGTGGAGTTATTAATTGACAAAGCCAAAAGTACTGTCAAAGCAAGTTTGaaatcacttttaaaaattgcttgGAACAAtagtacttttaaaatttttgaattattattaaatgttggTCTTGAAGTATATCCGTtggctgctggtaaaattGTACCACCACTACATATGGCTGTTcttaagaataattttgaaacttttgaTCGTTTGATTAATGATGGGGCTGAtatcaatgatttattttggGAAAAAACGCCACTAGACATCGCTGTTAGAAGAGGGTACAAAGAAATGACAGCATtacttgttaaaaataaagcaaatgttaatttaaaaaacggtAAAAGTATTCTTGTAGTAGCTgttaaaaaagataattttgaattgatgCGTATATTGGTTGACGCTGGTGCTGATGTTAATTCTGGAGCACCATTAAATCAagcaattgaaaataataattatgaaatagtGAAATATCTTGTTACTAATGGAGCTAACGTAAATGCTTCTGGTGAATGGGGAATAACACCATTAGAACATGCTGTTAAAAGAGGATACAAAAAAATCGTTGAATTGCTTATTGAATACAAAGTCGATGTTAACTACAAATCTTATTCCGAATTTTCATGCCTAAATACAGCCATaggacaaaataattttgaaatattcaagTTACTTTTGGATGCTGATGCTCATATTCATTCACTGCCCGGAGAAAATGCACCAATATATGTAgctgttgataaaaataattatgaaattaccAAACATTTGATTAATTGCGGAGCTGACGTTAATACTATTGCTAATTATAAAACACTATTATATCGTGCTGTTGAGAATGAGAATGAAAGAATAGTGGAGTTACTGATTAACAATAAGGCCGAcgttaatgaaattattttcggttctatattgaatattttatcccCGACAGCTCTTCATAAAGCTGTTGAaatcagtaatttaaatatagtaaaaatactAGTCAACGCTCCTAGCATCAATGTCAATTTATCTATTGGTCGACAAGATCCACCGTTATATAAAGCGATTTGTAAAAACAATTACGAAATAACCAAGTGTTTAATAGAAAATGGagcaaatattaattataatttatgtctCAAAACACCATTAAATATTGCCATTAATACTGGAAGCAAAGAAATAGTTCAActactgataaataataaggTAAATGTTGAGAATTTATTGGATTCACCTTTTCGTGCAgctattgaaaataatgaatttgaaatattgGAAATATTAATCCATGCTTATAAGACCGAAGTAAATCCACGGTTTGGCGAGCCACCATTACATATAGCGATTCGAAAAAATAACTACAACATGACTAAGTATTTGATTAGTCAAGGAGCGTGTATCAATActtgttataataaaacacCATTACATATCGCTGTTGATTgtcaaaataaagaaatagttCAATTACTTATTAAGCATAAAGCAGATATTGATTTCATTACTGCATCTGGAGTAACAGTTCTTGGTATTGCTGTtgagaatgaaaattttgacttgGTGAAAATACTATTGGATAATGGTGCTAACACCAATCTCTCTTCTGACAAAGGTTACTCGCCATTACAACATGCGATCATCAAATCTAACTGTCGAATAGCTCAATATCTAATTAATCATGGTGCTAATATCAATGCTCTTTGCCGTAAATTTTGTCGTCAAGAATGGACTACAAAGCGTATTAATGGATAtggtatatttattaattctatcaGTGATTCTCAATATAGTTTATTGCAGTTTGCCGCTGACTGTAAGAAAACTACAAtggtaaaattattgattgataATAAGCTTGATATGAGTTTGGTTGAGAAGAATAATccacaatttattttcgatattattaaatatcaaagtcataaaatatttgagttgATATTGTCTACTCGTGTTGATGTTAATCGCCGCGATACTCGTGACTTGGGATGTAATGAAACTCTTCTGCACGCTGCTgtgaaatcaaaatatatgaatatcgaaaaagtaaaattattggtaatgagcgaaaattttactaatatcAATGCACTAACAAAGGATGGTAAATCTGCCCTTCATTATGCTGTAACCGAAGGTCATACGCCTATTGTAAATGTTCTTCTAAATGCAGATGTTAAAATTGAAGTTAATATGCGTGGCGACATGGCAGTTATTGCTTATCGCCATCCTGAAAATAtcagacaaataattttacagcatgttgttaaactaaaaactgctaatttacattttggttatgaaaatttacacgATCTaagtgatgaaaaattaaatgttctaTATGCCAAGTGcttaaatgaaattgaaataatgaaaaaaacaaaaatcgtgAAAACTAATTTATCATATTACGATGTAATAACTAAGAGCAAGCATAAAATAGCTTTAGGTTTGAGTCGtactaattattatgttaaatttgacagcgaaatgttattattacaattcCCATCATATGGCGGGATGATCAGCTACCGCCTAGATGAAGCACAAAGAAGACgacaatttttagaaaaatctaaTAAGATTCtctctcttattttttatggtaacTTGTCGTATGATATTATagctcaaataaattattatttaacttctagagatttaaaaattttatctttacatTGTTGATAATACTATTTAAAGAGCTTCCGACAAAATGTAAATGATGTTCCTTTCAtgtcgataattattttattttttaatactttcataaaaaatacgGATAATATTAAACTCATCTCAGATTTAAATGTAACAAattcagttttaaaaaaagtgcagctccattattttactaaaaacaatatttttttttttttttaaatataaaactattttataatcattacAAATTAAGAATTGCTTAGACAAACCTGAAtattaagttaataatatttttatattacaaagAAACCGCAAtatctttatatttcaatttatcagtatgaatagtaataactgttTACTCTTGTAATCAACTACTGATTATTCAGGTTGTCgtgtaaaattttctatatctattttttttttaaactttgatttaaaaGTTGCTTATATGTATTtcctattttaaatatttttttccaaaatatttaagttacaAATATTATGTTGCTATAAAATCAAGCAAAATGTTTAAtatgtgtaatttaatttatgtagcagcttaaaattactttaagtatattgatatttcaatttaattaaatatatttaaaataaattcattcatttaaattaaaattcttcaattggctgttgattttttgttttgtagtaaataattatgacaCTGAGGTAAGCCGtcgtctgataattttttgatttttttaaaaaagataaattataaaaaaaagaaaatatttaaaaaatagcatttatagcttttttatttttctacatgcccatatttttattttctttttttttaaattaaattatttttaaaaaatccgaaaattgttaattgtctgctaacttcaagattatatataattaattttattatgagtgtgaatgtaactgacaagtgtcaattttaaaaatttttgattaaataaatcatatgtTAGCAGagtaagaattttaaaatgcatATTTCGATCAACGAAAAATTaatacgcgcatttttttaaatttcattatttgaatttatttatttacttatttaaaatttataaattgtctaatatctgctacattcacagtcataaatttcaaaaagttgCCAACTATCAGCTACATTCACtcatttataaaacaaaagaattaTCTTACAAGCTGAAGTGCTCTGCTATTGGTCGGAATGGAATCTACTCAGTCGACGTCACTCAACATCCATCTCCGCACGACCAACTCACAGTAACTCatctttcttaaaaaaatatttaaaggtaaaaacaaaaattaataatttctagaattaattaaatttaaaaatttatatcataatcatatatatttacatcaatataataaaataacaaattaaattttaaaaataaaattcaagtattttattccAGATGACTGTCGGAGGTGCGCAGACGCGCATGCGCATgaaatataacaattatagATGGCGTAACCTCAGTCATCAGAAGCACGCGTGCAAAGTGGACGTAGGAGCTGGAAATTGCAGCCTCCGTATCTGGCATCACCTCCGCCTCCGCACCACCACCTCCGCCGCCGCAACCGCGGTCGCGCTCCTCTGCGTTCGAGGGACGTGGGTAAGTACCCTCACTCCACGCTCCAATCAGTCTGCACTCGCATGTCCACGAGGTAGCTCACCGGGCTGGCGGCTTCCTCTAGCATTCAATACCCCGCTTCCTAGCTTTCTCAGTTTGTCTCTCACGTTTAACCGTGACGGGGTGACAGCTGATAACACTTTTGCTAGGGTACCAACAGTACTTGCCGGGGTTTAGGTTAGGTCGCATCTATTGACAAAGCGCGGGCTTATGGCTCATTGTttgaattacaattttttccagaacatttattattatttgctgtcattcaaatttaactataaatatttactgtttgttattttttttttgcactgTCATAGAAACCggtgtaattattttgtaattttaataaatatactgtGTCAATTGTGCGGTTATTTACGTGCGTGAAGTGTCTCGCGTGACAGCTGAAAGAGGTTAGGTCTCTTTTAACTGCAAGCGCgcggtttttaaattactctactatttttaaaaagtgattctattttttttattcttgttaattattaattaaaaattgattagttaaatttaattctcacATGACAAATGTCTGATTgcgtagtaaaaaaaatgttcttgtGAATAAAACTCACAGGAATTAACTCGTGGATAATGCGAATTATTTATcgagtataataataataaagataacgAATCAGTagtatttcaatttaaaaaatttatatatatatatatatatacaatatatatataaaatttaacaagaaGATAATCATCACACAACTGGGCAATCATGTGGAAAGACAGCGGTCCTACTGTAACTattgcattaattattatttgtgacAAATGCATCTTCAATCGAGTGTTAtcgttatattattttaaaaaatataataaatatatttatttttatctttacaaTTGAGTAAACGCGATTGCGGTAGTTTAAAtgtgttaataaaaatgatattgacTTTACCCgacgtttagtaatttttgtttttatttttaaaaaaataaatcataaaaaaaaaatatttcaaaaaattgcaccagtagttttttaaattttctatatgtgcaaatttttagattttttttttttgtaattggttaaaaaaaaattaaaaaatgtttaattgtaGTGATACTGAAGCTagccgacgtttaataatttttgaatttttccagacgttgaattacaaataaaaaaaatattctgaaaaattgcacctatggttttttcaattttttatatgtgcaaatttttagattttttttttttgtaattggttgaaaaaaaattcaaaaatttttgtctgtaATGATACTGGAAATagccgacgtttaataatttttgaatttgtccagacgatgaattataaaaaaaaaaatatttaaaaaaattgcatctgtagtttttaaaattttctacatgcgcatatttttagtttttttttttttttttttttgtcattgatttggtgaaaaaaatctgaaaatttttaatcgtctgaacttgaggataaaaaaaagtttgagtaaaaaaaataaaag
This genomic interval carries:
- the LOC103574182 gene encoding ankyrin-3; the encoded protein is MNNYNRMIRRQTTVSKLPYQAVRYRILKGTMDVNTKCKEKPEEETTALQLAIKKQDWKLIDYLLQHNVGVNSYTSKCEPALFLAIRSGNVSLVKALIHHRARINMKYNNDTPLHLAVDGNNYTITEFLIKRRAKVNALNKENQSPLQIAIEKNNLSLVKLLIRNNADVNVVAKNNETVLIFTIKNGYFDLFKILLDAGAEVNPVNLPPLFLAVEKNCYKMTERLIERGANVNTIYNNQTPLIIAVKKENIKIVKLLIRNKADINVKSTTAKAALLAAIRKSNLVIFKILVNAIADLNSPDLLPLHLAILQDNYVFTEYLISSGANVNSLGKKRQTPLHTAVFNESKIIINLLLKNDADVNVFDDDNLSPLKIAVIKGNKEIVELLIDKAKSTVKASLKSLLKIAWNNSTFKIFELLLNVGLEVYPLAAGKIVPPLHMAVLKNNFETFDRLINDGADINDLFWEKTPLDIAVRRGYKEMTALLVKNKANVNLKNGKSILVVAVKKDNFELMRILVDAGADVNSGAPLNQAIENNNYEIVKYLVTNGANVNASGEWGITPLEHAVKRGYKKIVELLIEYKVDVNYKSYSEFSCLNTAIGQNNFEIFKLLLDADAHIHSLPGENAPIYVAVDKNNYEITKHLINCGADVNTIANYKTLLYRAVENENERIVELLINNKADVNEIIFGSILNILSPTALHKAVEISNLNIVKILVNAPSINVNLSIGRQDPPLYKAICKNNYEITKCLIENGANINYNLCLKTPLNIAINTGSKEIVQLLINNKVNVENLLDSPFRAAIENNEFEILEILIHAYKTEVNPRFGEPPLHIAIRKNNYNMTKYLISQGACINTCYNKTPLHIAVDCQNKEIVQLLIKHKADIDFITASGVTVLGIAVENENFDLVKILLDNGANTNLSSDKGYSPLQHAIIKSNCRIAQYLINHGANINALCRKFCRQEWTTKRINGYGIFINSISDSQYSLLQFAADCKKTTMVKLLIDNKLDMSLVEKNNPQFIFDIIKYQSHKIFELILSTRVDVNRRDTRDLGCNETLLHAAVKSKYMNIEKVKLLVMSENFTNINALTKDGKSALHYAVTEGHTPIVNVLLNADVKIEVNMRGDMAVIAYRHPENIRQIILQHVVKLKTANLHFGYENLHDLSDEKLNVLYAKCLNEIEIMKKTKIVKTNLSYYDVITKSKHKIALGLSRTNYYVKFDSEMLLLQFPSYGGMISYRLDEAQRRRQFLEKSNKILSLIFYGNLSYDIIAQINYYLTSRDLKILSLHC